One Triticum dicoccoides isolate Atlit2015 ecotype Zavitan chromosome 5B, WEW_v2.0, whole genome shotgun sequence genomic window carries:
- the LOC119311568 gene encoding uncharacterized protein LOC119311568, protein MGYTYTPTYYSGLQETIASVCKSIFSRPGKRLTADQAAARRHADALKWQQDSFHRILHLSALHREGIVPAADVHAFRASVLAALAGPPQGPADHPPILRDKLLFLQELLRAKCVSPAEYNAAKRPLVQRLAALGVVVDCPDANDAGGVPATRSSAEEWSEIDLQDPPPPPSAGDKPKHKTFISPWKSRGKKEQDVPPRPPLAQVDQNNHASVLMVEISPSEATPAGKADKGKRRHLTVMFHGSGGGENKEPAAAAEESADEKGRKKSSWGFNGLKKWKKSGAGGSEDAPAGGDSAPPRSSYSECQLEASPAPDAKRAKKKLHVAAAAGDVSASDLANDKVLVEETKKELSRIQAELSSTNRNLNFSDQQIEAISTKLPLDKSDLKTFFPKAWCDQNGEGVIDAAQKEFKGHVEEMEKQRGEEDMAGSGEGWAAAFDEDNFNPRAFSDAKGERVQESLDSEHFTNPFYDEKKTSNPFWSQSYN, encoded by the exons ATGGGGTACACGTACACGCCCACGTACTACTCGGGCCTGCAGGAGACCATCGCCTCCGTCTGCAAGTCCATCTTCAGCCGCCCCGGCAAGCGCCTCACCGCCGACcaggccgccgcgcgccgccacgCCGACGCGCTCAAGTGGCAGCAGGACTCCTTCCACCGCATCCTCCACCTCTCCGCGCTCCACCGCGAGGGCATCGTCCCCGCCGCCGACGTCCACGCCTTCCGCGCCTCcgtcctcgccgccctcgccgggcCGCCGCAGGGGCCCGCCGACCACCCGCCCATCCTCCGCGACAAGCTCCTCTTCCTCCAG GAGCTGCTCCGCGCCAAGTGCGTCTCGCCGGCCGAGTACAATGCCGCCAAGCGGCCCCTCGTGCAGCGCCTCGCCGCGCTCGGCGTCGTCGTCGACTGCCCCGACGCGAACGACGCCGGCGGCGTGCCGGCCACCAGGTCGTCCGCGGAAGAGTGGTCGGAGATCGACCTCCAggacccgccgccgcctccctccgccggCGACAAGCCCAAGCACAAGACCTTCATCTCGCCGTGGAAGAGCCGAGGCAAGAAGGAGCAGGACGTCCCGCCGCGGCCGCCGCTGGCCCAGGTGGACCAGAACAACCACGCGTCGGTCCTCATGGTCGAGATCTCGCCGTCAGAGGCGACGCCCGCCGGGAAGGCCGACAAGGGGAAGAGGAGGCACCTGACGGTCATGTtccacggcagcggcggcggcgagaacAAGGagcctgcggcagcggcggaggaatCCGCCGACGAGAAAGGGAGGAAGAAGAGCTCTTGGGGGTTCAATGGGCTCAAGAAGTGGAAGAAGTCAGGCGCCGGTGGCAGTGAGGATGCCCCTGCCGGCGGCGACTCCGCCCCGCCGCGATCTTCATACAGTGAGTGCCAGCTTGAGGCGAGCCCCGCCCCGGATGCCAAGAGGGCCAAGAAGAAGCTTCATGTTGCTGCCGCCGCCGGCGACGTCTCTGCTTCCGATCTGGCGAATGATAAG GTTTTGGTGGAGGAGACAAAGAAGGAGCTCTCAAGGATTCAGGCCGAGCTATCATCGACGAATCGGAACCTCAATTTCTC GGATCAGCAAATAGAGGCCATCTCAACAAAGCTCCCACTGGACAAGTCTGACCTCAAGACATTCTTCCCAAA GGCATGGTGTGACCAGAATGGGGAAGGCGTGATCGACGCCGCGCAAAAGGAGTTCAAGGGGCACGTCGAGGAGATGGAGAAGCAGAGGGGGGAGGAGGACATGGCCGGCAGCGGCGAGGGCTGGGCGGCTGCTTTTGATGAGGACAACTTCAACCCCAGGGCCTTCTCAGATGCCAAGGGGGAGAGAGTCCAGGAGAGCCTTGACAGTGAGCATTTCACCAACCCTTTCTATGATGAGAAGAAGACCAGCAACCCATTCTGGAGCCAGAGCTACAACTGA